In a genomic window of Streptomyces katrae:
- a CDS encoding cytochrome P450 family protein, whose protein sequence is MHEQTPDTPPAPAVPAAPTLFDWEFATDPYPAYAWLREHAPVHRATLPSGVEAWLVTRYADARQALADQRLSKNPAHHAEPAHAKGKTGIPGERKAELMTHLLNIDPPDHTRLRRLVSKAFTPRRVAEFTPRVQELTDRLIDGFEQKGEADLIHEFAFPLPIYAICEMLGVPREDQDDFRDWAGMMIRHGGGPRGGVARSVKRMRTYLGELIHRKRDDLGNDLISDLIRASDHGDHLTEAEATAMAFILLFAGFETTVNLIGNGVHSLFMNPGQRALLQDSLAAGETALLETGIEELLRYDGPVELATWRFATRPLTLGGQEVAAGDPVLVVLAAADRDPARFADPDTLDLSRSDNQHLGYGHGIHYCLGAPLARLEGQTALATLLKRLPDLELAVPPADLRWRGGLIMRGLRTLPVRFTVPNV, encoded by the coding sequence GTGCACGAGCAGACCCCCGACACCCCGCCCGCCCCCGCCGTCCCGGCGGCGCCGACCCTCTTCGACTGGGAGTTCGCCACCGACCCCTACCCCGCCTACGCCTGGCTGCGCGAGCACGCGCCCGTGCACCGGGCCACGCTCCCCAGCGGGGTCGAGGCCTGGCTGGTGACCCGGTACGCGGACGCCCGCCAGGCCCTCGCCGACCAGCGGCTGAGCAAGAACCCGGCGCACCACGCGGAGCCCGCCCACGCCAAGGGCAAGACGGGGATCCCCGGGGAGCGCAAGGCGGAGCTGATGACCCACCTGCTCAACATCGACCCGCCGGACCACACCCGGCTGCGCCGGCTGGTGTCGAAGGCGTTCACCCCGCGCCGCGTCGCGGAGTTCACCCCCCGGGTGCAGGAGCTGACCGACCGCCTCATCGACGGGTTCGAGCAGAAGGGGGAGGCGGACCTCATCCACGAGTTCGCCTTCCCGCTCCCCATCTACGCCATCTGCGAGATGCTCGGCGTACCGCGCGAGGACCAGGACGACTTCCGCGACTGGGCCGGGATGATGATCCGCCACGGCGGCGGTCCGCGCGGCGGGGTGGCCCGCTCGGTGAAGCGGATGCGCACCTATCTCGGGGAACTGATCCACCGCAAGCGGGACGATCTGGGCAACGACCTCATCTCCGACCTGATCCGGGCGAGCGACCACGGCGACCACCTGACGGAGGCCGAGGCCACCGCCATGGCCTTCATCCTGCTGTTCGCCGGCTTCGAGACGACCGTGAACCTCATCGGCAACGGCGTCCACTCCCTCTTCATGAACCCCGGCCAGCGCGCCCTCCTCCAGGACTCCCTCGCCGCGGGCGAGACCGCCCTGCTGGAGACCGGGATCGAGGAGCTGCTGCGCTACGACGGCCCGGTGGAGCTGGCCACCTGGCGGTTCGCCACCCGCCCGCTGACCCTCGGCGGCCAGGAGGTCGCCGCCGGCGACCCCGTGCTGGTGGTCCTCGCGGCGGCCGACCGCGACCCCGCGCGCTTCGCCGATCCGGACACCCTCGACCTCTCCCGGAGTGACAATCAGCACCTCGGATACGGCCACGGGATCCACTACTGCCTCGGCGCCCCGCTCGCCCGCCTGGAGGGCCAGACGGCGCTCGCGACTTTGCTGAAGCGTCTGCCGGATCTGGAACTTGCCGTTCCCCCTGCGGACCTGCGCTGGCGCGGCGGACTCATCATGCGGGGCCTGCGCACCCTGCCCGTCCGCTTCACAGTCCCGAACGTCTGA